In Pseudonocardia cypriaca, a single genomic region encodes these proteins:
- a CDS encoding nitrate reductase subunit alpha, giving the protein MAEPATPTTASTSGFDGPAADVLLRTGRFFTRRETSDDLRSVYREGGREGDVFYRDRWSHDKVVRSTHGVNCTGSCSWKVYVKDGIITWESQQTDYPSVGPDSPEYEPRGCPRGAAFSWYTYSPTRVRYPYARGVLLEMYREAKERLGDPVLAWAEVTTDPEKRRRYQRARGKGGHVRVSWDEAVEMIAAAHVHTVKTYGPDRIAGFSPIPAMSMVSHAAGSRFIELVGGCMTSFYDWYADLPVASPQVFGDQTDVPESGDWWNASYLLMWGSNVPITRTPDAHWMAEARYKGQKVVVVSPDYADNTKFADTWLPAQPGTDGAMAMAMGHVMLKEFFVDRRVPFFVDYVQTYTDLPFLVSLEEYGGGHVPGKFLTAADLGDTGEGAEWKTVLIDGKTGEPVVPNGSMGYRYTSSGAGKWNLDLGDVSPQLTLLDGETAEVLLPRFDSIDGTGGILRRGVPVRRVGGKLCTTVFDLMLAQYGVHRPGMPGVWPTGYDDAAQPYTPAWQESITSVPAEQVVRVAREMARNAEESEGRTMIIMGAGICQWFHGDATYRAVLSLLLLTGSMGRNGGGWAHYVGQEKCRPITGWATMAMATDWSRPPRQMIGTAYWYTHSDQWRYDGYRADALTSPLAQGHLAGMHTIDTIALSARLGWMPSYPQFDRNPLDVADEAGDGDVAAHVVDQLRSGKLKFAIEDPDAPQNWPRCLTLWRANLLGSSAKGDEYFLKHLLGTHNNLMADETPADRRPRDVVWRDGDPPEGKLDLLLALDFRMTSSTLLADVVLPAATWYEKHDLNTTDMHPFVHAFTPAIDPPFETRTDFAAFDAIARRFSELARTHLGVRQDVVAVPLQHDTPGETAQPGGRVRDWRTGEVEPIPGKTMPNLVVVERDYTAIADKMASIGPLLDRLGMTTKAITYHPEEELAHLAAKNGVMLGGAGDGRPAIDTDAKMAEAILTLSATTNGRLAVQGFRELERRTGTRLVDLAEGSEEKRISFADTQARPVPVITSPEWSGSETGGRRYAPFTVNVERSKPWHTLTGRMHFLLDHDWMHEFGETLPVYRAPLDMQRLFGDARPGQLGDDGRSVTVRYLTPHSKWSIHSEYQDNLFMLSLSRGGPVVWMSEPDAKSIGVRDNDWVEGVNRNGVLVARAIVTHRLPAGVVFVYHAQERVVNVPKSETTGRRGGIHNSLTRILVKPTHLIGGYAQLSFAFNYLGPTGNQRDEVTVIRRRSQEVSYQ; this is encoded by the coding sequence ATGGCCGAACCGGCAACGCCCACCACCGCCTCGACCAGCGGGTTCGATGGCCCGGCGGCCGACGTCCTGCTGCGGACGGGCCGCTTCTTCACGCGGCGAGAGACCTCGGACGACCTGCGATCGGTGTACCGGGAGGGCGGCCGCGAGGGCGACGTCTTCTACCGCGACCGCTGGAGCCACGACAAGGTCGTCCGCTCCACGCACGGCGTGAACTGCACGGGCTCGTGCTCCTGGAAGGTCTACGTCAAGGACGGGATCATCACGTGGGAGAGCCAGCAGACCGACTACCCGTCGGTGGGCCCCGACTCCCCCGAGTACGAACCGCGCGGCTGCCCGCGCGGCGCGGCCTTCTCCTGGTACACGTACTCCCCCACGCGGGTCCGGTACCCGTACGCCCGCGGTGTGCTGCTGGAGATGTACCGGGAGGCGAAGGAGCGGCTCGGAGACCCCGTCCTGGCCTGGGCCGAGGTCACGACCGATCCGGAGAAGCGCCGCCGCTACCAGCGCGCCCGCGGCAAGGGTGGGCACGTGCGGGTCTCATGGGACGAGGCCGTGGAGATGATCGCGGCCGCCCACGTCCACACCGTCAAGACCTACGGGCCGGACCGGATCGCCGGGTTCTCGCCCATCCCGGCGATGTCGATGGTCAGCCACGCGGCCGGGTCGCGGTTCATCGAGCTGGTCGGTGGCTGCATGACGTCGTTCTACGACTGGTACGCCGACCTCCCCGTCGCCTCGCCACAGGTGTTCGGTGACCAGACCGACGTGCCCGAGTCCGGCGACTGGTGGAACGCCTCCTACCTGCTCATGTGGGGCTCGAACGTCCCGATAACCCGCACGCCGGACGCGCACTGGATGGCCGAGGCACGTTACAAGGGCCAGAAGGTCGTCGTCGTGTCACCGGACTACGCCGACAACACGAAGTTCGCCGACACCTGGCTGCCCGCCCAGCCAGGCACCGACGGGGCGATGGCGATGGCCATGGGCCACGTGATGCTCAAGGAGTTCTTCGTCGACCGGCGGGTGCCGTTCTTCGTCGACTACGTGCAGACCTACACCGATCTGCCGTTCCTCGTCTCGCTGGAGGAATACGGCGGCGGGCACGTCCCGGGCAAGTTCCTCACCGCCGCCGACCTCGGCGACACCGGTGAGGGCGCGGAGTGGAAGACCGTGCTCATCGATGGGAAGACCGGCGAGCCGGTGGTGCCCAACGGCTCGATGGGCTATCGCTACACATCGTCGGGGGCCGGGAAGTGGAACCTCGACCTCGGCGACGTCTCACCCCAGCTCACGCTGCTGGACGGCGAGACCGCCGAGGTGCTGCTCCCCCGCTTCGACTCGATCGACGGCACCGGCGGCATCCTGCGCAGAGGCGTCCCGGTGCGCCGGGTCGGCGGAAAGCTCTGCACCACCGTCTTCGACCTGATGCTCGCCCAGTACGGCGTGCACCGGCCGGGGATGCCCGGCGTGTGGCCGACCGGCTACGACGACGCCGCGCAGCCCTACACCCCCGCCTGGCAGGAGTCGATCACCTCGGTGCCCGCCGAGCAGGTCGTGCGGGTGGCCAGGGAGATGGCGCGCAACGCCGAGGAGTCCGAGGGCCGCACGATGATCATCATGGGCGCGGGCATCTGCCAGTGGTTCCACGGTGACGCCACCTACCGGGCGGTGCTCTCGCTGCTGCTTCTGACGGGCTCGATGGGCCGCAACGGTGGCGGCTGGGCCCACTACGTCGGACAGGAGAAGTGCCGCCCGATCACGGGATGGGCGACCATGGCGATGGCCACCGACTGGTCCCGCCCGCCGCGGCAGATGATCGGCACCGCGTACTGGTACACGCACTCCGACCAGTGGCGCTACGACGGCTACCGCGCCGACGCCCTCACCTCGCCGTTGGCGCAGGGGCATCTCGCGGGCATGCACACGATCGACACGATCGCACTGTCGGCCCGGTTGGGCTGGATGCCGTCCTACCCGCAGTTCGACCGCAACCCCCTGGACGTGGCGGACGAGGCAGGGGACGGCGACGTCGCGGCCCACGTGGTGGACCAGCTGCGGTCCGGGAAGCTGAAGTTCGCGATCGAAGACCCGGACGCGCCGCAGAACTGGCCGCGGTGCCTCACTCTGTGGCGGGCGAACCTGCTGGGCTCCTCGGCGAAGGGCGACGAGTACTTCCTCAAGCATCTGCTCGGCACCCACAACAACCTCATGGCCGACGAGACGCCGGCAGACCGCAGGCCGCGGGACGTGGTGTGGCGCGACGGCGACCCGCCGGAGGGCAAGCTCGACCTGCTGCTCGCCCTGGACTTCCGGATGACCAGCTCCACGCTGCTCGCAGACGTCGTGCTCCCGGCCGCCACCTGGTACGAGAAGCACGACCTCAACACCACGGACATGCACCCGTTCGTCCACGCCTTCACCCCGGCCATCGACCCGCCGTTCGAGACGCGCACCGACTTCGCCGCGTTCGACGCGATCGCCCGCCGGTTCTCCGAGCTCGCCCGCACGCACTTGGGCGTCCGGCAGGACGTCGTCGCCGTCCCGCTGCAGCACGACACGCCCGGCGAGACCGCACAGCCCGGCGGCCGGGTGCGGGACTGGCGGACCGGCGAGGTGGAGCCCATCCCGGGCAAGACCATGCCGAACCTGGTCGTGGTCGAGCGCGACTACACCGCGATCGCCGACAAGATGGCGAGCATCGGGCCGCTGCTCGACCGGCTCGGCATGACGACCAAAGCCATCACCTACCACCCCGAGGAGGAGCTCGCCCACCTCGCGGCGAAGAACGGCGTGATGCTCGGCGGTGCCGGTGACGGCCGCCCGGCGATCGACACCGACGCCAAGATGGCGGAGGCGATCCTCACCCTCTCCGCGACGACGAACGGCCGGCTCGCCGTCCAGGGGTTCCGTGAGCTGGAGCGCCGCACCGGCACTCGCCTCGTCGACCTGGCCGAGGGCAGCGAGGAGAAGCGGATCTCCTTCGCCGACACCCAGGCCCGGCCGGTGCCGGTGATCACCAGCCCGGAGTGGTCGGGAAGCGAGACCGGCGGCCGGCGCTACGCCCCGTTCACCGTGAACGTCGAGCGGAGCAAGCCGTGGCACACGCTCACCGGCCGGATGCACTTCCTGCTCGACCACGACTGGATGCACGAGTTCGGCGAGACGCTGCCGGTCTACCGGGCCCCGCTGGACATGCAGCGCCTCTTCGGCGATGCCCGACCGGGGCAGCTCGGTGACGACGGCCGGTCGGTGACCGTCCGCTACCTCACGCCGCACTCGAAGTGGTCGATCCACTCGGAGTACCAGGACAACCTGTTCATGCTCTCGCTGTCGCGCGGCGGCCCCGTGGTGTGGATGAGCGAGCCGGACGCGAAGTCGATCGGGGTGCGCGACAACGACTGGGTCGAGGGCGTCAACCGCAACGGCGTGCTCGTCGCGAGGGCGATCGTCACGCACCGCCTGCCGGCGGGCGTCGTGTTCGTCTACCACGCGCAGGAGCGGGTGGTGAACGTGCCGAAGTCGGAGACCACCGGCCGGCGGGGCGGCATCCACAACTCGCTCACGCGGATCCTGGTGAAGCCGACCCATCTCATCGGCGGCTACGCCCAGCTCTCGTTCGCTTTCAACTACCTCGGCCCCACCGGCAACCAGCGCGACGAGGTCACCGTGATCCGTCGGCGCTCGCAGGAGGTGAGTTATCAGTGA
- the narH gene encoding nitrate reductase subunit beta — protein MRVMAQMGMVMNLDKCIGCHTCSVTCKQAWTNRSGVEYVWFNNVETRPGQGYPRRYQDQEQWKGGWVRNKRGRLTLKAGGRFRKLLTIFANPVLPNIRDYYEPWTYDYENLTDAPLGDDFPVAQPKSLLSGEPMAVEWSANWDDDLGGAPEHGPRDPIVERIRRESEDKVKFNYEQAFMFFLPRICEHCLNPSCVASCPSGAMYKRAEDGIVLVDQDQCRGWRMCVTGCPYKKVYFNHRTGKAEKCTFCYPRVEVGLPTVCSETCVGRLRYIGLFLYDADRVTAAASVEDEHDLYEAQLDLLLDPHDPRVIAAARHGGIADDWIAAAQRSPVYKLAMDYRVALPLHPEFRTMPMVWYIPPLSPVVDRLTETGHDGEDAGNLFGAIDALRIPVEYLAELFTAGDVEPVRSVLQKLAAMRSYMRDVTLGRPRHESIAASVGMTGAEILEMYRLLAIAKYEERYVIPSAHEAQAHDLEEIGCSLDVDGGPGMLVGSGPFGEASGRPTPVSVETFHALRDRQTSDTFADPGDRGARINLLNWDGKGRPPGLFPPPREAPPEPGDITGHSRPDPAPAPAPGTER, from the coding sequence ATGCGCGTGATGGCCCAGATGGGCATGGTCATGAACCTCGACAAGTGCATCGGTTGCCACACCTGCTCGGTCACCTGCAAGCAGGCGTGGACCAACCGCAGCGGCGTCGAGTACGTCTGGTTCAACAACGTCGAGACCCGCCCCGGTCAGGGCTACCCGCGTCGCTACCAGGACCAGGAGCAGTGGAAGGGCGGCTGGGTGCGCAACAAGCGCGGCCGCCTCACACTCAAGGCGGGCGGGCGGTTCCGCAAGCTGCTCACGATCTTCGCCAACCCCGTCCTGCCCAACATCCGCGACTACTACGAGCCCTGGACCTACGACTACGAGAACCTCACCGACGCCCCGCTGGGCGACGACTTCCCCGTCGCACAGCCGAAGTCGCTGCTCTCCGGTGAGCCGATGGCCGTGGAGTGGAGCGCCAACTGGGACGACGACCTCGGCGGCGCCCCCGAGCACGGTCCGCGCGACCCGATCGTCGAGCGCATCCGCCGCGAGTCCGAGGACAAGGTCAAGTTCAACTACGAACAGGCCTTCATGTTCTTCCTCCCGCGCATCTGCGAGCACTGCCTGAACCCGTCCTGCGTGGCGTCCTGCCCGTCCGGGGCGATGTACAAGCGGGCCGAGGACGGGATCGTGCTGGTCGACCAGGACCAGTGCCGGGGCTGGCGGATGTGCGTCACCGGCTGCCCGTACAAGAAGGTCTACTTCAACCACCGCACCGGCAAGGCCGAGAAGTGCACGTTCTGCTACCCGCGGGTCGAGGTCGGGCTGCCCACGGTGTGCAGCGAGACCTGCGTCGGGCGGCTGCGCTACATCGGGCTGTTCCTCTACGACGCTGACCGCGTCACCGCGGCGGCGTCCGTCGAGGACGAGCACGACCTGTACGAGGCACAGCTCGACCTGCTGCTCGACCCGCACGACCCCCGGGTGATCGCGGCCGCGCGCCACGGCGGCATCGCCGACGACTGGATCGCGGCCGCCCAGCGCTCGCCCGTGTACAAGCTGGCGATGGACTACCGAGTGGCGCTGCCGCTCCATCCGGAGTTCCGGACCATGCCGATGGTCTGGTACATCCCGCCGCTATCACCCGTCGTCGACCGGCTCACCGAGACCGGCCACGACGGCGAGGACGCCGGCAACCTGTTCGGCGCGATCGACGCGCTCCGCATCCCCGTCGAGTACCTCGCCGAGCTGTTCACCGCGGGCGACGTCGAGCCGGTCCGCTCCGTCCTGCAGAAGCTGGCCGCGATGCGGTCGTACATGCGCGACGTCACCCTTGGCCGCCCGCGCCACGAGTCGATCGCCGCGTCGGTCGGGATGACCGGCGCCGAGATCCTGGAGATGTACCGGCTGCTCGCAATCGCGAAGTACGAGGAGCGCTACGTCATCCCCAGCGCCCACGAGGCGCAGGCCCACGACCTCGAGGAGATCGGTTGCAGCCTCGACGTCGACGGCGGCCCCGGGATGCTGGTCGGCAGCGGCCCGTTCGGGGAGGCGTCCGGGCGCCCGACGCCGGTGTCCGTGGAGACCTTCCACGCCCTGCGCGACCGCCAGACCAGCGACACCTTCGCCGACCCCGGCGATCGTGGTGCCCGGATCAACCTGCTCAACTGGGACGGCAAGGGCCGCCCGCCGGGGCTCTTCCCGCCGCCACGGGAGGCGCCACCGGAGCCCGGTGACATCACCGGCCACAGCCGGCCGGATCCCGCGCCGGCGCCGGCGCCGGGGACCGAGCGATGA
- the narJ gene encoding nitrate reductase molybdenum cofactor assembly chaperone, with translation MSEQAVVLQAASVCLQYPDERIREMFPLVRSAVDALPPGRPRERLTAFLDHLEDTAPGALAEHYVEVFDRRRRCCLYLTWWSDGETRRRGGALATLKQRYRAAGVEWDSTELPDFLPAVLEYAATTDLVDGLTLLQEHRAGLELLRLALLDAGTPYAAPIEAVCALLPGPSPADVAAAKALARSGPPREQVGLELAPFPAGGAR, from the coding sequence ATGAGCGAGCAGGCGGTCGTCCTCCAGGCGGCGTCGGTCTGCCTGCAGTACCCCGACGAGCGGATCCGGGAGATGTTCCCGCTGGTCCGGAGCGCGGTGGACGCCCTGCCGCCGGGCCGGCCACGCGAGCGGCTGACAGCGTTCCTGGACCACCTCGAGGACACGGCGCCCGGCGCGCTCGCCGAGCACTACGTCGAGGTGTTCGACCGGCGCCGCCGCTGCTGCCTCTACCTCACGTGGTGGAGCGACGGCGAGACCCGCCGCCGAGGCGGAGCGCTCGCCACGCTCAAGCAGCGCTACCGCGCCGCCGGGGTCGAATGGGACAGCACCGAGCTGCCCGACTTCCTCCCCGCGGTACTCGAGTACGCCGCAACCACCGACCTCGTCGACGGGCTCACCCTCCTGCAGGAGCACCGCGCCGGCCTGGAACTGCTGCGGCTCGCCCTCCTCGACGCCGGCACGCCCTACGCCGCGCCGATCGAGGCGGTCTGTGCACTGCTACCCGGCCCCTCACCCGCCGACGTCGCCGCCGCGAAGGCACTCGCGCGCAGCGGCCCACCACGCGAGCAGGTCGGACTCGAACTCGCCCCGTTCCCGGCAGGAGGAGCACGATGA
- the narI gene encoding respiratory nitrate reductase subunit gamma, whose protein sequence is MNALDVLLWGVLPYVTIAILVAGTIWRYRYDKFGWTTRSSELYESKLLRIGSPLFHFGILVVVIGHVIGLVIPKSWTDAAGLSQEAYHVQALLLGGIAGFCTLVGVGILVYRRRTTGPVFMATTKNDKAMYVVLVAAIVVGLATTLLGAAGGEEHNYRLSVAPWFRSLFVLQPDIEAMAHSGLAFQLHTLIGMLLFAIWPFTRLVHAFTAPIGYLFRPYIVYRSRGGGPASRQPRRGWERV, encoded by the coding sequence ATGAATGCGCTGGACGTCCTGCTCTGGGGCGTGCTGCCCTACGTGACGATCGCGATCCTCGTCGCCGGCACGATCTGGCGGTACCGATACGACAAGTTCGGATGGACGACCCGCTCATCCGAGCTGTACGAGTCGAAGCTGCTGCGCATCGGCAGCCCGCTGTTCCACTTCGGCATCCTCGTGGTGGTCATCGGCCACGTCATCGGGTTGGTGATCCCGAAGAGCTGGACCGACGCAGCGGGTCTGTCCCAGGAGGCCTACCACGTGCAGGCGCTGCTGCTCGGCGGGATCGCCGGCTTCTGCACCCTCGTCGGGGTCGGGATCCTCGTCTACCGCCGCCGCACCACCGGGCCGGTCTTCATGGCCACCACGAAGAACGACAAAGCCATGTACGTGGTGCTGGTCGCCGCGATCGTCGTCGGGCTGGCAACCACCCTCCTCGGCGCCGCCGGCGGCGAGGAGCACAACTACCGGCTGTCGGTCGCCCCCTGGTTCCGGTCACTGTTCGTGCTGCAGCCCGACATCGAAGCGATGGCCCACTCCGGCCTCGCGTTCCAGCTGCACACACTCATCGGCATGCTGCTGTTCGCGATCTGGCCGTTCACCCGGCTCGTACATGCCTTCACCGCGCCGATCGGCTACCTGTTCCGGCCCTACATCGTCTACCGATCCCGAGGCGGCGGGCCGGCGTCGCGACAGCCGCGACGTGGCTGGGAACGGGTCTGA
- a CDS encoding cupin domain-containing protein, giving the protein MQKLSLDALAREQLDAARRSPAGRAAHTAVGGHEHVMRQTVIALLRGRSLAEHVNPGEATVHVLLGRVRLVSGDNAWDGRRGDLLIVPPASHSLEALEDAAVLLTVAKRSSHTSSL; this is encoded by the coding sequence ATGCAGAAGCTGTCGCTGGACGCGCTCGCCCGCGAGCAGCTCGACGCCGCCCGGCGCAGCCCCGCCGGGCGGGCGGCGCACACCGCGGTGGGTGGGCACGAGCACGTGATGCGCCAGACCGTGATCGCGTTGCTGCGCGGCCGGAGCCTGGCCGAGCACGTGAACCCGGGCGAAGCCACCGTGCACGTCCTGCTCGGCCGCGTCCGCCTCGTGAGCGGCGACAACGCGTGGGACGGCAGGCGTGGGGACCTGCTGATCGTTCCGCCCGCGTCGCACAGTCTCGAGGCGCTGGAGGATGCCGCTGTGCTGCTCACCGTGGCGAAGCGAAGCAGCCACACATCCTCACTGTGA
- a CDS encoding flavodoxin family protein — protein MCALVVVESMFGNTRRIAEEVAHGLARGLGESGQVRVADVSHSPEPLDGVDLLVVGGPTHAFAMTRMSTRRSAAEQAGAGAQPAQTGLREWLAALAQAPTGVRAAAFDTRMDRPRLPGSAAAGAARKLRHLGYDLVARPETFRVTGTQGPLLEGELDRARAWGADVARAATAATSTA, from the coding sequence ATGTGCGCGCTCGTGGTGGTGGAGTCGATGTTCGGCAACACCCGGCGGATCGCCGAGGAGGTGGCCCACGGGCTGGCTCGGGGGTTGGGCGAGTCCGGGCAGGTCCGCGTCGCGGACGTCAGCCACTCCCCGGAGCCCCTGGACGGCGTCGACCTCCTCGTCGTGGGTGGCCCGACCCACGCGTTCGCGATGACGCGGATGTCGACCCGCCGGTCCGCGGCCGAGCAGGCGGGTGCCGGCGCGCAGCCGGCGCAGACCGGGTTGCGGGAGTGGCTCGCCGCTCTCGCGCAGGCGCCGACGGGCGTGCGCGCGGCGGCGTTCGACACGCGGATGGATCGCCCGCGGCTGCCCGGCTCCGCAGCGGCCGGAGCGGCCCGCAAGCTGCGCCACCTCGGCTACGACCTCGTCGCCCGCCCCGAGACGTTCCGCGTCACCGGTACACAGGGGCCGCTGCTCGAGGGCGAGCTCGACCGGGCACGGGCGTGGGGGGCCGATGTCGCCCGTGCCGCCACCGCCGCCACCAGCACCGCCTGA
- a CDS encoding cation transporting ATPase C-terminal domain-containing protein, with protein sequence MHLPFMQAVFRTADLTPGQWLLAAAAGAVVVPVVAVEKWWSRHRAGPSA encoded by the coding sequence GTGCACCTGCCGTTCATGCAGGCCGTGTTCCGCACCGCGGATCTCACGCCGGGGCAGTGGCTCCTAGCCGCCGCCGCGGGCGCGGTCGTCGTGCCGGTCGTCGCGGTCGAGAAGTGGTGGTCGCGGCACCGGGCGGGACCTTCGGCCTGA
- the pta gene encoding phosphate acetyltransferase translates to MTRHVYVMAMEAGTGKSAVVLGLAEVLSRHAGRLALFRPLVAAADPPDPDVELVRCRYGLPQSYSSSFALTADDLHDADRRDGYERLLARVLDGCARVGAEADVVLLEGSDFTSASPVVELDLNVDAARNLAAPVLLVVGGRARSADQVLEAAHQGVAVLADRGCAVLGVVCNRVGGDQVEAVRDGMPAAVGELPWGVLPEVPLLAAPTVAEIADRLGARSVVAPAAPREVARVIVGAMGLPAFLDRIADGDLVITPGDRADIIAGILAARASAGYPSVAGLLLSGGMVAEPVRRLAPGFDVAGIPILAVDADTYETAAAVREVRGAIGVDSARKIATAIAMFEDHVDHERLREQLAVARPTRTTPLMFQQQLLERARADRRHVVLPESEDDRILQAAEQLLLRGVADLTLLGREDEVRARAAALGVDVSAARFVDPATSPWREPFARVYADLRRHRGVAVPVALDLMADATYFGTMMVHQGRADGLVSGAAHTTAHTIRPAFEVIRTGPGVSLVSSAFLMCLSDRVLVYADCAVVPNPTAEQLADIAISAAATAGLFGIEPRVAMLSYSTGESGSGSDVEHVRRATALVRERAPGLPVEGPIQYDAAVDPGVARTKLPGSAVAGRATVLIFPDLNTGNNTYKAVQRSAGAVAIGPVLQGLARPVNDLSRGATVTDIVNTVAITAIQAQPAG, encoded by the coding sequence GTGACCCGGCACGTGTACGTCATGGCGATGGAGGCCGGCACCGGCAAGTCGGCGGTGGTGCTCGGGCTGGCGGAGGTGCTGTCCCGGCATGCCGGACGGCTGGCTCTGTTCCGGCCGCTGGTCGCCGCCGCCGACCCGCCGGACCCGGACGTCGAGCTCGTCCGCTGCCGGTACGGGCTGCCGCAGTCCTACTCCAGCTCGTTCGCGCTCACGGCCGACGACCTGCACGACGCGGACCGGCGGGACGGGTACGAGCGCCTGCTGGCCCGCGTGCTGGACGGGTGCGCGCGCGTGGGCGCGGAGGCCGACGTCGTGTTGCTGGAGGGCAGCGACTTCACGTCCGCATCGCCCGTCGTCGAGCTGGACCTCAACGTCGACGCTGCGCGCAACCTCGCCGCGCCCGTCCTGCTGGTGGTCGGCGGCCGCGCTCGCTCCGCCGACCAGGTGCTCGAGGCAGCGCACCAGGGCGTCGCGGTGCTCGCCGACCGCGGGTGCGCGGTGCTGGGCGTGGTCTGCAACCGCGTCGGTGGCGACCAGGTGGAGGCGGTGCGGGACGGGATGCCCGCGGCTGTGGGGGAGCTGCCTTGGGGGGTGCTGCCCGAGGTGCCGCTGCTGGCGGCGCCGACGGTCGCGGAGATCGCCGACCGGCTGGGCGCCCGGTCGGTCGTCGCCCCGGCCGCCCCGCGCGAGGTCGCGCGGGTCATCGTCGGCGCGATGGGCCTCCCGGCCTTCCTCGACCGCATCGCCGACGGGGATCTGGTGATCACCCCTGGGGACCGCGCCGACATCATCGCGGGGATCCTGGCCGCGCGCGCATCCGCCGGGTACCCGTCGGTGGCCGGGCTGCTGCTCTCGGGCGGGATGGTCGCCGAGCCGGTCCGGCGGCTGGCCCCCGGGTTCGACGTCGCCGGCATCCCGATCCTGGCGGTCGACGCCGACACGTACGAGACGGCCGCGGCCGTCCGCGAGGTGCGCGGCGCGATCGGTGTCGACAGTGCGCGCAAGATCGCCACGGCGATCGCCATGTTCGAGGACCACGTCGACCACGAGCGGCTGCGCGAGCAGCTCGCCGTCGCCCGCCCGACGCGGACGACCCCGCTGATGTTCCAGCAGCAGCTGCTGGAGCGGGCGCGCGCCGACCGGCGGCACGTCGTGCTGCCGGAGAGCGAGGACGACCGGATCCTCCAGGCCGCCGAGCAGCTGTTGCTGCGGGGCGTCGCCGACCTCACGCTGCTCGGTCGCGAGGACGAAGTGCGCGCGAGGGCCGCCGCGCTGGGGGTGGACGTCTCGGCGGCCCGGTTCGTCGATCCGGCGACCTCGCCGTGGCGGGAGCCGTTCGCCCGCGTGTACGCCGATCTGCGCCGGCACCGCGGTGTGGCGGTGCCGGTGGCGCTGGACCTGATGGCCGACGCGACCTACTTCGGGACGATGATGGTGCACCAGGGCCGCGCCGACGGCCTGGTCTCGGGTGCCGCGCACACGACGGCCCACACCATCCGGCCCGCGTTCGAGGTGATCCGGACCGGGCCGGGGGTGTCGCTGGTGTCCAGCGCATTCCTCATGTGCCTGTCCGACCGGGTGCTGGTCTACGCCGACTGCGCGGTCGTGCCCAACCCGACGGCCGAGCAGCTCGCCGACATCGCGATCTCCGCCGCCGCTACGGCCGGCCTGTTCGGGATCGAGCCCCGGGTGGCGATGCTGTCGTACTCGACGGGGGAGTCGGGTTCCGGCAGCGACGTCGAGCACGTGCGACGCGCCACGGCGCTCGTGCGCGAACGCGCGCCCGGGTTGCCGGTCGAGGGTCCGATCCAGTACGACGCCGCCGTCGACCCCGGGGTGGCGCGCACGAAGCTGCCCGGGAGCGCGGTCGCGGGCCGGGCGACGGTGTTGATCTTCCCGGACCTGAACACGGGCAACAACACCTACAAGGCCGTGCAGCGCAGCGCGGGCGCTGTGGCGATCGGGCCGGTGCTGCAGGGCCTGGCGCGGCCGGTGAACGACCTGTCCCGGGGCGCGACCGTCACCGACATCGTCAACACCGTCGCGATCACCGCCATCCAGGCCCAGCCCGCCGGCTGA